In the Armatimonas rosea genome, GAGCTGCATCCGGTGGCGCTCGCTCTCAAACCACTTGAGCCAGCGCAGGTAGGCCACCACATCGGCGGGCATGGGCTGGCGTGCGGCAGTGAAGAGCCCCCCCGCCGAGCCGCTCTGCCGCTCCGAGCCCGGCGCAGAGAGAATCCCGCCCGGGTTGGTGGCTCGCCCAAGTAAATAGCTGGAGCTTCCGACAAGTGCGAGTAGCGAGAAGATCGCCACAAAGCCCTGGCGGCGGCGGTTTGGCCCCCCGGCCCCCAGGGAGGGGGGAGTGTGTGAGGTTTGTGTCTGCGGGGCAGGCGCTTGCAGGGGCGGGGCGCTTCGGCGCGGCGCGGGCGCGAGCCCACAGACGGTACAAGGCGACGATGGTGAGGATTTTCGGGCTCCACAGCCTCCACAGCGGTTCATAAAATCAGCACTCCTGGGAAATGGACGTTGGGAGGCTAGGGTTGGTTGCGGCTCCTGGCGGGGAATTTTTAGCGGAGTTTTTCGGTATTGACGCACATGGCAAAGAAAACTGGGGCGAAGAAACAACGCTGGTGGGTGGGGGTGAGTGTCGGGGTGGTGGTCTTTGTGGCGGGAGCGATCGCCAAGGCGCGCTTTGTGGGCGACCTGCACTTTCGCTCTGGCGAGGCGGTGGATGCGCCGCACCCTGAGGCGACCTGGCCGTGGCCCGCTGCTACCAAAGAGACCCTCTGGCCCGGTGTCACCCACTGGCACCAGATCTCGTCGCGCGATGCCACACGCCTGGAGCTCTTTGAGTTCGACTTGGCGGCCAATCCCAAGCTCCGTCTGGAGATCTACGACCAGGACGAAGACGATGACACTCCCTTTGACAACAAGGCCAAGATCTACGAGCGGGGCGTGGCGCAGGTGGTCTCGCACTTGGAGCAGAAGGGGCGGGGGACGGTCCTGCTGGCCTGCAATGGGCTCTACTACGGCTACGATAGCAGCGGGCCGCGCGGGACGGCGTGGCATGTCTCGCCGGTGGTGCTCGGGGGGAAGTCGCACTACACCAATGGGGAGAACCACCGCTGGACCTTTGGGGTGCGCAACACCGAGAGCGGGCCGGTCTTTACCCACCTGCGACGTCCCGACACGGCCACTATCGAGAGGACCTTTGATTTCTCATCTGGGGCGGCCCACTGCCTGGTGCTGGAGGGCAAGCCCTACGGTCTCGCGCCGCTCCCGAAAAAGCCTGGGCTCCAGGCCGATGGCAAGCCCTACACCGAGCTGGGCAAGAACTTTGAGTGGATGCGCACCAGCCGCATCTCACTGGGCTGGACAAAGGACTCCAAGCGCCTGTACTTGCTGCTTGTGAAAGAGCCCGATGAAGAGGCGATCAGCAACTGGGCGGTCGAGTACGGCATCCCGCTCGGCGGGGGCTGGACCTTCACCGATCTGCAGAACTTCTGGCTCAAGCTCGGGGTCTGGGGGGCGATCAATAGCGATGGCGGCAATGTCGATCAGCTCACCTACCGGCAGGCCGATGGCAACTACTTCCTGATCCCGCCGATGGGAGTCTTTGCCGTGCCCCAGACCTACTCCCCGAGCTTTTCGGGCGCGCCCCATGCGGGCTCTCTTATGTACTGGGTCATCCGCGAACAAAAATAGCCCTCTTCCCGTGAGCTTGCGAACAAGAGGGGAAGAGGGCAACGAGCC is a window encoding:
- a CDS encoding phosphodiester glycosidase family protein, which gives rise to MAKKTGAKKQRWWVGVSVGVVVFVAGAIAKARFVGDLHFRSGEAVDAPHPEATWPWPAATKETLWPGVTHWHQISSRDATRLELFEFDLAANPKLRLEIYDQDEDDDTPFDNKAKIYERGVAQVVSHLEQKGRGTVLLACNGLYYGYDSSGPRGTAWHVSPVVLGGKSHYTNGENHRWTFGVRNTESGPVFTHLRRPDTATIERTFDFSSGAAHCLVLEGKPYGLAPLPKKPGLQADGKPYTELGKNFEWMRTSRISLGWTKDSKRLYLLLVKEPDEEAISNWAVEYGIPLGGGWTFTDLQNFWLKLGVWGAINSDGGNVDQLTYRQADGNYFLIPPMGVFAVPQTYSPSFSGAPHAGSLMYWVIREQK